GTGGTGTTGTTCAGTCTGAGCTCAAGGGGCTAAAAATTGGGGGTCCGATGGCGCTCATGCAGAGAGAGCgaattctccctcccttcctccgcctttttgttctatttggacCTTCAACAAATTGGATGATGCCCCCCCTTCAgcggggagggccatctgctccgctcagtctaccaattcaaatgctaattccAGAAACGCTCTCACAGACACagccagaaataatgtttttacCACCTATCCCGGCAGCCCCCTGCCCAGTCAGgctgacacacaaaattaaccatcacaaacaCCAACAAACTGCCGAATACTCCCAAATTCACATCTGCCCTCCCAGATGTCAGTCCCAAGCCCTTGCCCTGTGCATCCCACTGTCCAGTCAACATCTCTAATAGGTCCTCCCCCAAACCCACCCCACCCACACCTTCCCCAGGTCAGTCAATGGACGGAGGCTCCACCCTTCAAACCTTACAAGCATCCTCAACGCCTCTCATTTACGTACGcccaaaaatcaaaagaaggttGCTCCCTTCTCACCCTCTCCACTGCACTCGGTCCAAGTACCCCACACCTCTCATCAGGATTATTGTGGGGTCCCTGGCTTCTACTCAATGGCAGagtgattctttaaaaatgcaactCAGAGTTCATaccagcattattcataacagcaaaaAGGTGGAAACCACCAAAATGTCCATTGGCTGATGACTGGGTAAACAAACGCAGTCTGTCCACCCAGTGGAATAATACTGGCCcatgaaaaggaaaatcaagCACGAAAGGCCACATAGCGTATGGTTCCATTTCTATGAACCGTCCGGAAGAGTCAAacccaaagagacagaaagtaaattagtggttgccaggggccaaggggaggaagggagaaggaagccaCTGCTCATGGGTACCAGGTTTCCACttggggagatgaaaatgttctaaaattagctCAGGGTGAGGGTTGCCCAACCTTAAGACTATTgtaaaaaccagtgaattgtacactttaaaagggtgaattataTAGAATGTGAATTCTCTCTCAATTAAACAGATatacagtgtatatatatatatatatattttaaggtaaCTCAGATGGCTTCACTCCTCCACTCACACTCTCCAGGGGCATCTCAGGGGCATTAAAGCCGGGTTCTTACCTGGCCCATGAGGCCCCTCCTaatccaccccctcccctccttgacctccccctgcctcccccactctGCTCCAGACCCGCTGGTCCCCGGCGGCTCCTAGAACCTCGACTTTCACCTGAGCCTCTGCTCTTGCTgtggccccgcccccagcactcTTCCTCCCACACCCACACACCTGGCCCTTCACCCCCGGCACCCGCACCTGCACCCGCACCTGCACCCGCACGAGGCGGCCTGCCGGTAACCACCCCCGAAACGTGCAgcgcccctcctccccacccccgaccctccgccctccgccctccaccctccaccctcctgccctTTGCCCCGCTCGCTCGCTCGCCTTCACTCGGCCCCCCGCCCTCTCTGATCTGTACTACGTCAGCTTGTGCACTGATGACGTCAGCTCCGGGCCGGCGAGGACCTTCCGGGCTTTGTTCCCGAATCTGAACCCAGCCCAGCACCTCctgcctggcacacggtaggcGCTCGACACACGCTAAAAAGCACTGAAAAGCATAAACGgctatgactttattttattgaaCGTTAAAGCCTCAAGGAACCTCTGAACAGCCTTTTCCGCGCACAGATGCCCAGGGGGGCACTAAAGGACACGCATTTTCACGAACGTTAACAAATAAATGCTTTTATCGTCGGCATCCGCGGCGCCCCACGCCGCAGGAAACCCGGGCGCGCCCTCCCACTCCGCGCCGGGGGTCGCGGGTCCCACCTGGCGAGAGCAGGCCCGCAGGGCGCAGGCGCAGAGGCTCTCGCAGTGGGTCTGGGGCGGCCTCTGCCAGCGCGCCCGCCGGGCGGAAACGGCTACGGTCAGCCTCGGGGCGCATGCGCGGATCCCGGAGTTCTCGCGAGACGGTGGGCGTAGGGTCCCGCAGCGCATTTCCGGTGGTGGCGCCGGACGCCGGGCGCTGGACGAGGAAGCtgcgggcgcggcggcggccggggAGTGGCCGCCATGGATCCGTTCCTGGTGCTGCTGCACTCGGTGTCGGCCGGCCTGTCGAGCAGCGAGTTGACCGAGCTCAAGTTCCTGTGCCAGGGCCGCGTGGGCAAGAGGAAACTCGAGCGGGTGCAGAGCGGCCTGGACCTCTTCTCCGTGCTGCTCGAGCAGAACGAGCTGGACCCCGAGCACACGGTGCTGCTGCGCGAGCTGCTCGCCTCCCTGCGGCGCCACGACCTGCTGCGCCGCCTGGACGACTACGAggcgggggcggcgggcggggcctCGCCGGAGGAGCAAGgtgggcgcggggcgggggccggggacTAGGGGCTGAAACCGCGGCTGGGAGCAGGGGACGGGCactgggaagggggctgggggcgggggacgGGGACTGGGGGGCGAGCGGGCTGGGACTGGGGGCGGGGCctagggaagggggctggggacagggacgGTGCGCAGGGAATGGGGGCTGGGGGGCGAGCGGGCTGGGACTGGGATCGGGGCttagggaagggggctggggacGAGGGACGGTGCGCAGGGAATGGGGGCTGGGGGGCGAGCGGGCGGGGACTGGGATCGGGGCttagggaagggggctggggacagggacgGTGCGCAGGGAATGGGGGctggggagcgagcgggcaggggaCTGGGAAAAGAGCCTAGGGAATGGGGCAGGGACTAGGGAAGGGTCTTCGGGGAGAGCAGGCAGCCGACTGGGTACAGGGCCTGAGGAAGGGGCCTGGGACTGGGGAAGGGGACTGGGAGGCCAGCGGGTGGGGGACTGGAAATGGGGCCTGGGGCCGGGGGAGGCAGGGCCAGTTTTCCCAGCAGTACCTGTTTCGAGTCTGCCCGTCACCTAACCTTTACCAGATTTGGTTTGTGTATTTTCTCTAAACAGTCCGGGGAGAGGGTGACGTGCCCACTTTGCAGATGGGAGAACCAAAGCTCAGAAACGTTAAGTCGATTAGCTCCTTCCAGGGAGATTAGAAAGTTACTCTGGGTCGGGAGGAGTCGGCAGGgaaggtggggtggaggtgggggggggggtggctgtggctcagagagaggttaagtgacttgcccaagatgcACAGCGAATAACTAACGGAGCCAGTCTGGCCTccgcggggtgggggggtggggggggcctgGCATTAGCCTCTGCACTGCCTCTCTGATCAAGTCCATACTGTAGTGGCTTCCTACCCTGCTCGCAGGCACCTCCCGTCGCCACCCTCACCTGTGGCTTGCACAGGCTTGCGGGAGTAAAAGTGAGACCTGAGAacagcagggtttctcagccaCATCCCTATGTCCTCAGAGTCTCGAGGGGGAGAAGGGTTGGGGAGTGCTTTGGGGACACCCCTTCCAGGCTTGGAGCTGTGACCTGGGATTGGTCATTCAGTCACTGAACCAAAAAAGGATCCCAGAGCTATCACTCCGTGAAGACTGGTGCGTATTGGTGGCGAGCTGAGCAGCACAGCTCTGCCTGAAAGCAGTCAGGTTCAGATCttacgcacatacacacacgcggTACTACACAAGCAGAACAGGACTTAGAATAATTATGTTTTCAAGGCTCCTCGATGGTGGGGAGAATGCTgatataatacatttaaaaggcaGTCCAAAAAATACAGATAATGCCATTTTTGACTTatacatgtgtgtctgtgttcatgCGTTTTTATTCATGTAGTTACTGTGTGTTGGAGGAAAGTACACCAGCAGGCTAGCATAGCAGCAGGTGTGGGTGGGGCGATACGGggcagtctgtctgtctgttttacAGAAGGCAGCTTTGCATAATGAGTAACAGTGGACTTTGCGCTGCACTGTCATGGTttcacatcctggctctgcccttgtctcgctctgtgacctcaggaaaatcacttcccttctctgtgcctcggtttcctccccTGTACAAATGGTTGAAGTGACACGGGGCCGTCGGGGCTGGAACAGTTGGCCCACCGGCGGAAGGTGTCTCGGGTTTGTAGCTGGAGATGCGGGTTTGCAGGAGCCCTCCAAGCAGCACCCTGTCCTCCTTGCACCTCTCCCTCCATTCCAGAAACAGCCTTTTATGGTCTGTAGTGCCCGGCTTGCTGGTCTCAGTAGTGGCTTTTCAGCAGATGAGTTCGTGGTCACCAGGGACAAAAAGCCTGATGGTCAGTCACAGCAGCTTCCAGAATAAAGATTGGGTTGTGTATTGTGTCCTGGGGCTGTCatagaaattaccacaaaccatGTGGCTAAAGGTGACAGAAATTGATACCCCTACAGTTCTGGAGccagaagtcagaaatcaaggtgtctcagggccacgctccctccagaggctccatGGGAGGGTCCTTCCCGCCTCTCCCAGGGCTCCAGGTGTCCCTGGGCTTGTAGCCACATGGCCTCCTCTGTGTATGTCTTGTAAACTTGTCACTGGGTTTCGGGCCGGTCTGGATGCTCCAGGATGATCCCCTCATGTCGAGATTCTCAATTTcaccacatctgcaaagacccttttccaaAGAAGTTAACGTTCACAGTGCCAGGGATTTGACAAAGACACGTCTTTTTAGGGACCACCGTTCAGCCCACTGCAGGGTGGGTTGCGAGAGCAGCCCCGTTTCCTTCCTCGTGACCTTCCCGGCCCTTTCCCCAGTCCCCCGTCTTAAGCAGGCAGCCCCACGACACCCACCTGGCCATCAAGCCTTCAGCAGGCCACACGTCTTGGGTAGTGTTTTCGGGCCGGGTTGGCTGGGGCAGGCTTGAAGGCCGTCTTGGGCTTTCTGTGACTTTCccggcccctctgctactgggcGACCTCAGCCTCTGCCAGAGGACCTCTCGTGCACCCACACTTGGGTCAGCACCCAGAAGCCCATCGGGGAGTGTGGGGTTACTTCATACAGAGCTCCCAAACCTCGGGTGTGTCATTTTGTTCTTTCCCTCCCCAGACCTGCGGGCAGCGTTTGACATCATCTGTGACAACGTGGGGAAGGACTGGAAAAGGCTGGCTCGTCGGCTGAAAGTGTCTGACGCCAAGATCGACGCCATCGAGGAGAAGTACCCTCGGAACCTGACGGAACAGCTGCGGGAGTCGCTGAGAGTCTGGAGGAACGCCAACAGGGAGGACGCCGCCGTGGCCCACCTGGTGGGGGCGCTCAGGGCCTGCCGGCTGAACCTGGTGGCGGACCTCATCGAGGACGATCAGCAGGCCCGGGGCCTCCGGGACCAGGACGAGAATGCTGGCAGCACCGTGTCCATGATGTCATGGGGCTCAGACGCACCCACCTCAGGAGCCCAATGATGATCCAGCTGCTCTTCTCCAGGGGACCAAGGGCATCTGCGCCGTGTGGACGTTGGCTCCCTCCGTGCAGGTTGACCAAGTGCCTTCCACGTGCGGGGCTGTGTAGACCTAGCAGTGAGCCAGGCTGAGCGGCCGGCGCCCGCGGAGCCCCAGGCAGCCTTCCGAGCCCAGGCTGCCATTGGCCGagtgcttgctctgtgccaggtgggGCTGCGGACGCTGTGCAGATGCGTCCGTGGACTCCTCTCCGTCGCCCCTGCGAGGGAGACTGGTCCCCATGAAACACCTCCCCACAGGAGGAAGTTTTGGAGCCGTATCCGGCACAGAGAAGGGATCTGTAAAAGCTGGTGATGGTTACTGTTAGTATTCTATGGGTGTGGAAACGAGCTCAGTTAGGAGCTGGAGGAAGGTCGGtgagggggaggcgggggcggggccggcgctgTCCACCTCCAGAGCCCACGCTGCTCTCCAGCGGGTCGTTCTGCCCCTGCAGTTGGCTTCAGGCTTTGTGGCTTTCAGTGTAGACTGAACCAGGGCGGGCGGTGAGGGTGCTCCAGCGTGTGGCCCTCGTGGAGTGGAGTGTCCTTGGGGGTCGCAGAGTAGGACAGTCAGGGTGTGAGGAACACTGAGCCGTGGCTCCCGGGAGGTGCGCAGGCGTGGTGGGCGCACAGTCAGCACTCTGCCAATGTTCTTCGAATCATTTTTTGATGATTCCTGTGATCCCACAGTTTGTTACTATTTTGTATCAAAAGCTCTATGTTTCTGATAACAGAATTGGGAAGGGGGCTGGATcctgtgattttaaaaagtaatcttgCTGCTTCTCAGGGAACCCTTTTAAATGCCTTTACGGTGGAAACCTGTGTTACAAAACAAAGACTTTTCCATTCCTCTGGATCTCATTTCGCGTCGTCTCAGCAGCGCCTCACACCGATTTCGGGATCCCTGGCGGCCCGCCGTTTGCTCAGCCTCTCGATAGGCCGCCTGGACTTCACAGCAGCCCCACGGACCACTGACGAGGGGAGTGTTCACCCTCAGCGTACTGAGGTCCCCGGAAGCCTTCTGCCACCGGCTgtggccctgcctgcctccaagaggctcagagagccaAGTGGCCGCCTCTTAGCCAGGTCTTccagctgtgaccttgggaaagccgCATATGATGGCATGCCTTGCTGCCTTGACCTTGGGCTGCTCAGATCCTAGCAACACTGTCCCCACTAAGCTGTGGGCCTGGCATTTGAGGCCCCCCGAACACACCCCTTCAGCAGGTACTTgctgtgccaggagctgaggcCATAGCCCTAAACAAGACAGAAGTGGGCCTGCCCTGTTGACCCTGGAAGCCTGGCAGGGAACACAGTGTTAACCAGTTCAGCGCAAGTCTGGGTGCTGCCAGGGAGCCGAGCAGTTCCCGTCCCGTAAGGGCGTGGCCTGCCCAGTGTTTCGCAACAGACCTTCCGGCCTGCAGCGGCACCTGCCTCTTCAAGCCCCAGGCCAGGGCTGGTTCTGCGGGTGACAGGCCCGTCATCGCCGACCGTAAGCACGAGTGGCTGGGCTaatggggagctttgggaagttGGTTTTCTGGGAAACGTGTCTGTGTTTCTTGAACAGAGGCCGATTTCAGAGGGTCTGCCATTCCCTTCTGGTTTATGGCATAAACTACTGAAATGTGACATGCTGACATCCACCCCTCGTGTCCCCGTGCATCTCACCCCTGGAAGGAGCCCCGACCCCCCTTCACACCAGGTGTCCTGATAGAGGCTTTGATGACACGGGATGACTAAGCACCAGGCAGGGCTCGTCCCCATCTCTGCCATGGCTTCCCCCTGTGGCCCCTCTCAGTCCTGCCTCCGGTGAGGCCCTGCCTCCCCGGAAGAGCCGCTCCTGTctgtggggagggagcaggggctcTGGAGCAGCCTCACtctgcctgctgtgtgacctgatGGCACCCGGCCCGAGGCACAGGTCTGCGCTCCAACATGCAGCAAAGGTGCTGGGTGAGCGAGTCCTCTCCGTCCTGCTCGCTGGGCCCACGTGCTGGCCGCTCCCAGGGCCCGGCGGGGGCCTGCGCTCTGGGGCTGTAGAGCGTGGTGACATGTGAACTTGCACCAGAAACTGCCCCCTGGAGACGGGGGCTCACAGCCAGAGAGAAGCCTCTGTTGGTCCAGCCAGGCCCCAGCAGTGGCCAGGAGGTGTCCCCCATCGCTGACCGTGTGCCAATGCTCAGGCTTCACTGAGCAAGACAGGCAGCCTGCCCCCGGGAAGCACAGAGCCTGTACAGCTCTGCGAAACTGAAGGAAAGGCGTGGAGAAGGCACAGACACTTCCGTGGGTGCTCAGGGCGCAAAGAGCAGGCATGGAGAACGATGGCTTCCCGATGAGAGAGGTCTTGGCACTTTGTGTCCTGTCCACGTTTTCTGTGACGTGTCTGTTCTCGTCTGCCAGAGGCAGTCGTAGGTGTGGCCTGGATGGTCCGGTAGGCAGTGTGTCTAGGGGGCAGGCCTTCCAGTCtgacctgggttcgaatcctggccctgccccttAGTGGCTCCGTCACCTTCATAGGGGCCATCAGATAAAAAAGTGCTTGCCCATGTCCGTGGGACCTGCTTCTCAGGTGCCTTAAAGGTTGGCAGCGGCGTTTCACCCCGAGCCCAGGGTCTCCCTGCCCTCGAGCCCGGCCTTTGGCCTCTGGTCCTGAGAGGTCA
This sequence is a window from Equus caballus isolate H_3958 breed thoroughbred chromosome 12, TB-T2T, whole genome shotgun sequence. Protein-coding genes within it:
- the FADD gene encoding FAS-associated death domain protein, which gives rise to MDPFLVLLHSVSAGLSSSELTELKFLCQGRVGKRKLERVQSGLDLFSVLLEQNELDPEHTVLLRELLASLRRHDLLRRLDDYEAGAAGGASPEEQDLRAAFDIICDNVGKDWKRLARRLKVSDAKIDAIEEKYPRNLTEQLRESLRVWRNANREDAAVAHLVGALRACRLNLVADLIEDDQQARGLRDQDENAGSTVSMMSWGSDAPTSGAQ